The Anastrepha ludens isolate Willacy chromosome 2, idAnaLude1.1, whole genome shotgun sequence genome contains a region encoding:
- the LOC128859046 gene encoding von Willebrand factor D and EGF domain-containing protein-like, whose translation MYNSKLNSSIFHFIMLTFVFVKPGQGRANLCKALTVRGKSQIICQAICDENCVDGICDYVPMRCICNKGYHPEQSKCQPDCAAGCPSNATCITGSNNCYCNEGYKTNVLGQCSPHCEEDCDERSYCAAPNACHCKTGYEQTNDGCQPICAEGCAENAHCATPNTCTCDAGYQPTANASDKCQPICDVTRCGGNATCLRPGICECAAGYARRNDSSDCLPHCPDGCGPNSTCIAPDHCECVEGYLRIGDACRPKCTHACGINAYCALPEVCQCRAGFENKAIFGFEQSCQPTCSLACPLHAYCASPNHCRCIAGYTLVDKNCEPYCKDGCGQHSSCIMPNTCHCNIGYLDQDGECVNAAQLQKCLKEMKMLLFSMHVSCDTSSFVIYLIYGALIGLLMACALITFKGVQLLRHKSTKQSGNHTQPPTNFIITYQPHSGESGESVTNDESDMASASYSQPPAYNALTMKC comes from the coding sequence ATGTATAATTCGAAGCTAAATTCGTCAATATTTCACTTCATTATGCTCACCTTCGTTTTTGTCAAACCTGGTCAGGGTAGAGCCAACTTGTGTAAAGCTCTAACCGTTAGAGGAAAATCGCAAATAATTTGTCAAGCCATTTGTGATGAGAATTGCGTGGATGGCATTTGTGACTATGTGCCAATGCGTTGTATTTGCAATAAAGGTTACCATCCGGAGCAAAGCAAATGTCAGCCGGATTGTGCAGCAGGTTGTCCGTCAAATGCCACTTGCATCACGGGCAGCAACAATTGTTACTGCAACGAAGGCTATAAAACAAACGTCTTAGGCCAATGCTCGCCTCACTGTGAGGAGGATTGCGACGAAAGAAGCTATTGCGCTGCACCCAACGCATGCCACTGCAAAACGGGCTACGAACAGACCAACGATGGTTGTCAGCCAATTTGCGCCGAAGGATGTGCGGAGAACGCGCACTGTGCCACGCCTAATACGTGCACCTGTGACGCTGGCTATCAACCGACGGCCAACGCCAGCGACAAATGTCAACCCATCTGCGATGTTACACGCTGCGGCGGCAATGCTACTTGTCTGCGCCCGGGCATATGTGAATGTGCTGCAGGTTACGCCCGCCGCAATGACAGCAGCGATTGCCTACCCCACTGTCCGGATGGTTGTGGACCAAATAGTACGTGTATAGCGCCAGACCATTGTGAGTGCGTAGAAGGTTATTTGCGTATCGGTGACGCTTGCCGCCCGAAGTGCACACACGCATGTGGTATCAACGCATACTGCGCTCTACCCGAAGTATGCCAGTGCAGAGCAGGTTTCGAGAACAAAGCGATATTCGGCTTTGAGCAGAGCTGTCAGCCAACTTGCTCCTTGGCTTGCCCGCTTCATGCATACTGCGCATCACCAAATCATTGCCGCTGTATCGCCGGCTATACGCTCGTCGACAAGAACTGCGAGCCATACTGCAAGGATGGGTGTGGCCAGCACAGCAGTTGCATAATGCCCAACACCTGTCATTGTAATATCGGCTATTTGGATCAAGATGGCGAATGCGTGAACGCGGCGCAATTGCAAAAATGTTTGAAGGAAATGAAAATGCTGCTATTTAGCATGCACGTTTCTTGCGATACGAGTTCCTTTgttatatatttgatatatggaGCGCTGATTGGGCTACTAATGGCATGCGCACTAATCACCTTCAAGGGAGTCCAGCTTTTGAGACATAAAAGCACAAAGCAATCCGGGAATCACACGCAACCGCCAACGAATTTCATAATCACTTATCAGCCACATAGTGGTGAAAGCGGGGAGTCAGTCACGAATGACGAGAGCGACATGGCTAGCGCAAGCTATAGTCAACCGCCCGCCTACAATGCGCTTACaatgaaatgttga